A region of the bacterium genome:
TTTGGGGGGAATAATCGGAGTGGTAACGTATCGCATATATCAAAAAATTTATGCTTGATATAAAAATTATGGCCCTAAAAGTTTCTGATTTTCCAATATAATTAAATGTGTATGATGTTATATAAAAAATTGAAATTATTTTTTGGACGCAGATCTTATCTTACAGAGGTTCGCGTCTCACTCTTCCACCTCAAACTGTTATTGGTTCTCTTTTTTTTCTCGATCTTCTTACTTCCCTCTGTGGTGAGCGCCACCAATGCAGTTCGCTATATCGATCCCACGTGCGCAACGCCTGGCAACGGCACATCTAAGGATTGCAACGCTGGTGCCTCCGCTCCGCTCGCCACATGGCCAGCTTCTAATAGTTTTTCGCTTGCCACCGATTATCTTCAAAAAGCGGGAACTTCAGTGGGCGGTATTTGCGGACGTATCATCAACACCGCCGGAACTGCTAAAGATCCGATTATTTTGGGGTCATATGGCGTCGGAGCGAAGCCGCAGGTCGTGTGCCCCAACAGCAATTACGTATTTGCTGTTATAAAGGGATACAACACGATTCGCGATTTGGAATTAACGGCAGGTCAGTATTGTATTTACAACCAGCCAAATACGGATACTGCGAAAGGTGTGTTGATTACCAACAATAAATTCACTTCGTGTGTTACCGGCGCCACTATCGTTGATACCTTCTCCGTTGCTACGAGAGATTGGGATGATTTCACATTTTCAAACAACGAGGTAGTTAATTCCGGGCCTGTGATTACCTTTTCAATAAACAATAGTAACACTAGCACCTATTCAAATCAGAACATCGTAGGAAACAATATTCATGACTGTCGTGTTTCAACAGGATGGGCATTGGGGGAAATCGCTATGCCTGGAGATGAACCATCAGCTATAAAATTTGACACACTCAACATCTCCAATAACACCTTTACTGACTGCAAACCCGGAGGCATCGATATCCCCGTCTACATGATCCGCTTCTCTTGGCATGTCTCCTCAAATGTTTATTCTGCCCATAGAGATCGGATTACGAACCTCTCGGTGACCGGCAACACTTTCACTAACATTAACGGAGGAATCTGGATTACTCACACGTATGGCGATAATCAACGGAGCAATGTGATTTCTAATAATACGATTAAAACATCTTATGGCAACGCTGCTATTTCGCTTTTCTATAACAAAAATATGACTATTTCCGGCAATATCATCGACACGGTCATTCCAATTTCTGGGTCTTCTTTTATTGATGGCATGGGAATTGATATTGATTTCTACAATACTTCCCTTTTAGTAGAGAATAATAAAATATCTAATACTCTTGGTCACCCTTCTGTTATTTACAGCGGTCAATGTATTTACTGGGCATATGCTGTTCCTCCGGGTATCATCAGAAATAACATCTGCGAAAATAACAAGTTCGGTTTGCATCTTCAGACAAACCAGGATACCAACGGCGGATCCTTTTCACGGGGAGTATACGATCCGCTCTACGTCTACAACAATACGATTATTAACCCCTCCACAGCAGGCATATACTTGGCTTACGATTCCCGTTCCCGAAACAAGATATGGAACAATGTTGTCATTAATGCGCTCACAAACGGAAGTAGAGGTTACTGCCGCAATACGTATGGCGCTGGCGCAAGCGTTGTTCAAGATCTCCGGTCAAACATATTTTACAATAACCTATCGAATAATTATGTTGTCGGAAATCTTGGATCAGGTGCACCCAACTGTTCTTTTCTTTCCGCGACAAGCACTAACAGTACGGAAGCACCGCAAGATATATATAGCAACCCTTATCTTGGAATGGGAGGCAGGATTACAAGTTCAGTATCGTCGGTTATTGATGCTGGGGTAAACGTTAGTTCTCTCAGTGGCAGAACAACCGACATTGACGGCGCACCTATTTATGGCACGGACGATATTGGAGCTTTTGAATATCAGCCTCCGTACCAGATGGGCGCCCGTGCTCTTCCGATCGGTGGCAGTTTTCGCGTGTATAAAGATGGAAAATATCGGATGACTGCGGCCACCTCAAGCTCTGTGACAGCGAATTTATCAATCGCTCCCACGGGGGGATTTTCTGTGGGCGACTATGGTGAATGGGCCGATATACATATTTCAAATTGGAATATGTCCAGCGATTTTTCAAAGTCATGGACCGAAAAATTATTTGTAGCGACACCGCTCCTTCACACCATAGGAGATCTTGCGCCCAACGGATTTTATACGGTGAAGATTGACGGATTATTCTACGAAAATATACAGGCGGATGCGGGAGGGCAAGCATTTTTTGTCCATGCAAACGCCACCTCCACGCATACCATTGATGTTGCTCCCGACCCATCAGCAGAAAAAAATATTTTACTTCCCGCACCTTCAAACCTCTCCGCGACACCACTTTCTTCTGGACACATAAAATTGGAATGGTCTTCTGTTTCTGGCGTCAATATCATGAGTTACGGTATTTATCGCAATAGTGCATTGATCG
Encoded here:
- a CDS encoding peptidoglycan-binding protein; its protein translation is MMLYKKLKLFFGRRSYLTEVRVSLFHLKLLLVLFFFSIFLLPSVVSATNAVRYIDPTCATPGNGTSKDCNAGASAPLATWPASNSFSLATDYLQKAGTSVGGICGRIINTAGTAKDPIILGSYGVGAKPQVVCPNSNYVFAVIKGYNTIRDLELTAGQYCIYNQPNTDTAKGVLITNNKFTSCVTGATIVDTFSVATRDWDDFTFSNNEVVNSGPVITFSINNSNTSTYSNQNIVGNNIHDCRVSTGWALGEIAMPGDEPSAIKFDTLNISNNTFTDCKPGGIDIPVYMIRFSWHVSSNVYSAHRDRITNLSVTGNTFTNINGGIWITHTYGDNQRSNVISNNTIKTSYGNAAISLFYNKNMTISGNIIDTVIPISGSSFIDGMGIDIDFYNTSLLVENNKISNTLGHPSVIYSGQCIYWAYAVPPGIIRNNICENNKFGLHLQTNQDTNGGSFSRGVYDPLYVYNNTIINPSTAGIYLAYDSRSRNKIWNNVVINALTNGSRGYCRNTYGAGASVVQDLRSNIFYNNLSNNYVVGNLGSGAPNCSFLSATSTNSTEAPQDIYSNPYLGMGGRITSSVSSVIDAGVNVSSLSGRTTDIDGAPIYGTDDIGAFEYQPPYQMGARALPIGGSFRVYKDGKYRMTAATSSSVTANLSIAPTGGFSVGDYGEWADIHISNWNMSSDFSKSWTEKLFVATPLLHTIGDLAPNGFYTVKIDGLFYENIQADAGGQAFFVHANATSTHTIDVAPDPSAEKNILLPAPSNLSATPLSSGHIKLEWSSVSGVNIMSYGIYRNSALIASVAGTAYDDVGLTPSTVYTYAVVAMGTGTTSPRSAEVSVTTLAFMAPTSSGGSPSSPSVPVSPQQNLNELPLVPQKETLSLFSPTLPPSIVNILPSPVFPHLTGPFGIGMNNAQVRTLQEILKHEGSFTGEATGYYGTITQKAVETFQTKYNLVTTGSPSTTGYGLAGPATRAKLNSLYASTSSAQGAGGGGSGGISTDREALLASLRKQVEELIKILQGLIAKLAAIKAGERGR